The Bacteroidota bacterium genomic sequence ACAAAAATAACATCATGGAAAAGCTTGAACTCAAAACAAAAGTAGATCTGGTGAAGTATGCTATTAAGCATGGAATTATTGAATTATAATACTATACGTAAAATTACCCACTCCATTATGGCGTTTTTTCCTGATTGAAACACATCCCGTCTCATGATATTTTTGGCATCAGTTTGCTAATTAAAAATATGATCATGAAAAGGCTTTGGATACAACTATCTCTTATCATTTTTGCGCTCGCTTCATTCGCTCAAACAGAAGGATGGACTTATTATGATGCAACAAATTCGTCTATTCCGTTCGACAAAGTATTCTATCTGGAATTCGACCATAATGGAAATCTATGGGGAGGTACTAGTGTAACCAATCAAACGGCCCACTTATTCATGTTTGATGGAGTCAACTTCATTAACCATAACTCCAACAAATGGGTTTATGATATTAAGGTGGACGTAAACGGCAATATCTGGACATTAAACTCAAATTCTGAATTATCGAAATTCGATGGCACAAGCTGGACAGATATCAAAAACTCCGACTTAGGATGGTATTCAAGCCCATTATATATAGATGAGAATGATAACAAATGGGCAAATCCCTTCTTTTCTGGAACCTTGTTAAAATATGACGGAACCAGTTGGACGACATACAACAATGCCAATACAGGAAATCCAGACAATAAGATTACTTGCATTAATGGTACAGGTCAGGATATTTATTTTGGCACCAATGATTCTGGTTTAATTCATTTTGATGGATCAAACTGGTCCACATTGAACAGTTCAAATTCACAGCTTCCCAACAGCAAAGTTTATGTTTCCTGCTTGGATCAGCACGATTCCTTGTGGATGGTTTGCGCTGGAGGATATGTAGTTGCCATGAAAGATAACAATTGGTCGATCTATCAAAATGCATTGTTTGATGTATTAGCAGCAGCTATTGATGTCGACAGCAAGGGAAGTATTTGGATTGCTCAATCTGCCAAAATTCTAAAAATTGATGGCAGTACAATTACAGAATATAGTTCAACGAACTCCATATTACCTGAACATTCTATTATAACCCTTAAAATTGATAATAATGATAAGGTTTGGCTAGGGAGTCGTTTTGGATTATATGTTTATCAGGACA encodes the following:
- a CDS encoding T9SS type A sorting domain-containing protein — its product is MKRLWIQLSLIIFALASFAQTEGWTYYDATNSSIPFDKVFYLEFDHNGNLWGGTSVTNQTAHLFMFDGVNFINHNSNKWVYDIKVDVNGNIWTLNSNSELSKFDGTSWTDIKNSDLGWYSSPLYIDENDNKWANPFFSGTLLKYDGTSWTTYNNANTGNPDNKITCINGTGQDIYFGTNDSGLIHFDGSNWSTLNSSNSQLPNSKVYVSCLDQHDSLWMVCAGGYVVAMKDNNWSIYQNALFDVLAAAIDVDSKGSIWIAQSAKILKIDGSTITEYSSTNSILPEHSIITLKIDNNDKVWLGSRFGLYVYQDKIDTSINITSQPQSATIKEGEFVKFEIEAEGESLTYQWQKDGVDIKFASLNNYQIAAGKIEDAGKYSCIVKNAWGQVESDKAELIVNTGSGLSNINSEFTLNIYPNPSRGKFTIEVNAISSADIQIEIWDIYGRFIKAPIRKNSNYLEIDLGSFSKGTYLIKAASENSIKFFSVVIQ